One genomic window of Coraliomargarita sinensis includes the following:
- a CDS encoding sulfatase-like hydrolase/transferase: MKLKEMLLCLLVALPLMACAAGQKPNVVIIYLDDAGYADFHPFGTPPYPTPHVEALAEQGLQLTQFYVPTAVCSSSRSSLLSGCYAGRHRVFGAHGPGGRGLNPKFTTIAEMLKAEGYATAHYGKWHCGDRPETRPMARGFDSSAGLMISNDMWRFNPVWATRVGKGPLPYWEDGKIAIEDVTPHDQKFLTKWATDSAVKFIRKQKERPFFLYVAHSMPHVPLYCSDAFLGKSGAGLYGDVMMEIDWSVGQINQALKDAGVARETIVIFSSDNGPWDEFGNHAGKTPFREHKGTSFDGGTRSPTIIKYPAGLESGLVIDRPLLTIDVLPTLAYLTGASLPDHEIDGKNVWPVLAGDEDTPHPHEYYVFEYGGRLEAVLSPDGRWKMHLPHPYRHVLEAGNDGLRGTTTTRRIGWALFDLAEDPYETTNVMERHPEIVERLKAYADDHLAKFYQDK; encoded by the coding sequence CCGAACGTGGTGATTATCTATCTCGATGATGCCGGTTACGCGGATTTTCATCCCTTCGGTACGCCACCGTATCCGACGCCGCATGTGGAAGCTTTGGCAGAGCAGGGACTGCAGTTGACGCAATTTTACGTGCCGACGGCAGTATGTTCGTCTTCGAGATCGAGCTTGTTGTCCGGTTGTTATGCCGGCCGGCACCGCGTCTTTGGCGCCCATGGGCCGGGTGGCCGCGGTTTGAACCCGAAGTTTACCACGATTGCGGAAATGTTGAAGGCTGAGGGCTATGCCACCGCCCACTATGGTAAGTGGCATTGCGGGGATCGTCCCGAAACCCGGCCTATGGCCCGTGGCTTCGACAGCTCCGCCGGATTAATGATTTCGAATGATATGTGGCGCTTCAATCCAGTTTGGGCGACGCGCGTAGGTAAGGGCCCCTTACCTTATTGGGAGGATGGCAAGATTGCGATTGAGGATGTCACCCCGCACGACCAGAAGTTTCTCACCAAGTGGGCAACTGATTCTGCAGTTAAATTCATCCGTAAGCAAAAAGAGCGGCCCTTCTTCTTGTACGTCGCCCACTCGATGCCCCACGTGCCGCTATATTGCAGCGACGCTTTTCTGGGGAAATCCGGGGCGGGCCTTTATGGCGATGTGATGATGGAAATCGACTGGTCGGTGGGGCAGATTAACCAGGCGCTGAAAGATGCCGGCGTGGCGCGGGAGACGATTGTGATCTTCAGTTCGGATAACGGCCCTTGGGATGAGTTCGGGAATCATGCCGGCAAGACGCCTTTTCGTGAGCACAAGGGAACAAGCTTCGATGGCGGAACCCGCTCGCCGACGATCATCAAGTATCCTGCCGGGCTGGAATCCGGCCTTGTTATCGACCGCCCTCTTCTTACCATCGATGTGTTGCCGACACTGGCGTACTTGACGGGCGCCAGCTTGCCGGATCACGAAATCGACGGCAAAAATGTCTGGCCGGTTTTGGCGGGTGATGAAGATACACCGCACCCGCATGAGTATTATGTTTTTGAATACGGCGGACGCCTTGAGGCGGTACTGAGTCCGGATGGGCGGTGGAAGATGCATCTGCCACATCCTTACCGCCATGTTCTGGAAGCGGGGAACGACGGTCTGCGCGGAACGACAACAACGCGGCGTATCGGCTGGGCGCTTTTCGATTTGGCTGAAGATCCCTACGAAACGACCAATGTGATGGAGCGCCATCCGGAGATCGTTGAGCGCCTCAAGGCTTATGCTGACGATCACCTCGCAAAATTCTATCAGGATAAATAA
- a CDS encoding DNA-3-methyladenine glycosylase: MSSLTPEFFQSDPVDCARDLIGCHLGWGDCSGRIVETEAYHAIGDEACHTFMRPSTRQFVDEHKAGDAYVYLNYGVHWLFNIVVKGPEGDGFVLLRALEPVQGIKAMRQRRGNFPDKLLMAGPGRLTQAMGIGGEHHGRSFLECGLGQLEAGSASAVVSGPRIGISKATELNWRFGDSGSNCLSRKFPSVS, from the coding sequence ATGTCTTCTTTAACACCTGAATTCTTCCAAAGTGATCCCGTCGACTGTGCCCGTGATTTGATCGGTTGCCACTTGGGTTGGGGAGATTGTTCCGGAAGAATCGTTGAGACCGAGGCGTATCACGCTATTGGCGACGAGGCCTGCCATACTTTCATGCGGCCGTCGACGCGTCAGTTTGTCGACGAACACAAAGCCGGTGACGCTTATGTCTATCTGAACTATGGGGTGCACTGGCTCTTCAATATCGTGGTCAAAGGACCGGAGGGGGACGGTTTTGTTCTGCTTCGCGCATTGGAGCCCGTACAGGGCATCAAAGCGATGCGGCAACGGCGTGGGAATTTTCCTGACAAACTGCTGATGGCAGGTCCCGGCCGGCTCACTCAGGCGATGGGAATCGGCGGCGAGCATCACGGTCGCAGCTTTTTGGAGTGCGGGTTGGGGCAATTGGAAGCAGGCAGTGCGAGCGCCGTTGTCTCCGGGCCGCGAATCGGAATTTCCAAGGCGACAGAGTTAAACTGGCGCTTCGGTGATTCCGGTTCGAATTGCCTGAGCAGAAAGTTTCCCTCTGTCAGCTGA
- a CDS encoding Dabb family protein — protein sequence MKQFLLSALLFAFIFPASGYADPAESNEFDPTFTHVVYFWLKNPKSESDRAKFEAAVKQFMQDSKYAKTRFVGIAPKATRDVVDDSFTYSLILSFESAEAQEKYQTESAHVVFVEACKDLWEKVIVYDSVPLPKTGV from the coding sequence ATGAAACAATTTTTACTCTCGGCACTTTTATTTGCATTCATTTTTCCGGCCAGCGGCTACGCCGATCCAGCTGAAAGCAATGAATTTGATCCGACATTTACACATGTCGTCTATTTCTGGTTGAAGAATCCAAAAAGTGAATCCGATCGCGCCAAATTTGAAGCCGCGGTGAAGCAATTCATGCAGGACTCGAAATACGCGAAGACACGTTTCGTTGGCATCGCACCCAAGGCCACTCGCGACGTGGTGGATGATTCCTTCACCTACTCTCTGATTTTAAGTTTCGAGTCCGCTGAGGCGCAGGAAAAGTACCAGACCGAATCGGCCCACGTCGTATTTGTCGAGGCCTGCAAAGATCTTTGGGAAAAGGTAATCGTTTACGATTCAGTGCCCCTTCCAAAGACCGGAGTCTAA
- a CDS encoding Na+/H+ antiporter NhaC family protein encodes MRVPRYRFFFLAGSVLVSMPGMTGVGQQSKRFAAGWYVVIGILLFSLLLAGEGYPWLVLWPSGVALVIVFLLRRAFAGLLLGAVSGALLLAGGDVLEALRIAVVDLFLPIFQSDWKLSAILFTLILGGFVALVEAGGGLFGLLHLALRRSGESRVGVQLSIVGFGLLVFFDGLANTMLIGRLMRSVSDRFGISRVKLAYLSDVTGSAVACVAFISTWIAFQLSMIREGYAEVGLEVSAYALFFKSLPANFYCWFALITVLVCILRDFNPGPMGAYEREAAGKPKREITSDESDDNHVSHWGIAVVPILVLALSIPIMSYLIGAESWWPVNLLKFAQAYAAAESHVPQIMVASCLLAAVVAGITYALAHSRRADARIVKKGAFRVFLSGVRDISGPVCILLAAWMLGRAIAELGAADLIAGLLSGNFPPAFFPLAVFLTGAIISFTTGTSWGTMAVLMPLAIPVVFSLAGGPVDYTTTEPLVVASIAAVFSGAVFGDHCSPFSDTTIVASIASGVEPVDHVRTQLPFALLAALVAGIVGFLPLGFGVSPFLSLSAGAVLLFIIPCFFSRRLASRGEF; translated from the coding sequence ATGCGTGTTCCGCGCTATCGTTTTTTCTTTCTGGCCGGATCGGTTCTTGTCAGCATGCCGGGAATGACCGGTGTGGGGCAACAGTCGAAGCGGTTCGCGGCAGGGTGGTACGTCGTCATTGGTATTCTGCTTTTTTCCCTGTTGTTGGCAGGTGAGGGCTACCCTTGGCTGGTTTTATGGCCAAGTGGAGTCGCCTTAGTAATCGTCTTCCTATTGCGCCGGGCCTTTGCCGGTTTGCTACTTGGGGCAGTTTCTGGTGCGCTCTTGCTGGCCGGAGGCGATGTCCTGGAAGCGCTTCGGATTGCCGTGGTAGATCTATTTCTGCCCATTTTTCAGTCGGACTGGAAGCTCAGTGCCATTTTATTTACCTTGATCCTTGGAGGATTCGTGGCGCTGGTCGAAGCGGGCGGTGGCCTGTTTGGTTTGTTGCATCTGGCCCTGAGGCGCAGCGGCGAGTCGCGGGTCGGAGTGCAGTTGAGCATCGTGGGTTTCGGCCTGCTGGTATTCTTTGACGGTCTCGCCAACACCATGCTGATCGGACGGCTCATGCGTTCCGTTTCGGACCGCTTTGGTATCTCGCGTGTCAAGCTGGCCTACCTGTCCGATGTCACAGGATCGGCAGTGGCCTGTGTTGCCTTTATTTCCACCTGGATTGCATTTCAGCTCTCAATGATTCGGGAAGGCTACGCCGAGGTCGGCTTGGAAGTCAGTGCGTATGCTCTCTTTTTCAAATCACTTCCGGCGAATTTCTACTGTTGGTTCGCTCTCATCACGGTACTGGTTTGTATTCTTCGTGATTTTAACCCCGGGCCGATGGGGGCGTATGAACGCGAGGCGGCGGGCAAGCCGAAAAGGGAGATTACTTCCGATGAAAGTGATGACAATCATGTCAGCCACTGGGGCATCGCAGTCGTGCCCATACTTGTGTTGGCACTTTCCATTCCGATCATGAGCTATCTGATTGGAGCCGAGAGCTGGTGGCCCGTGAATCTTTTAAAATTTGCGCAGGCTTATGCCGCTGCGGAGAGCCATGTGCCGCAGATTATGGTCGCCTCCTGTCTACTCGCAGCCGTCGTGGCGGGTATCACCTATGCACTGGCCCACTCTCGTCGAGCGGATGCCCGTATTGTCAAGAAAGGCGCATTTCGAGTCTTTCTTTCCGGTGTGCGCGACATCTCCGGTCCGGTTTGCATTCTTCTAGCGGCCTGGATGTTGGGGCGGGCCATCGCTGAGTTGGGTGCTGCCGATCTGATCGCGGGTTTACTGTCAGGTAATTTTCCGCCGGCCTTTTTCCCGCTAGCGGTCTTTCTGACCGGCGCTATTATCTCCTTTACCACCGGTACATCCTGGGGGACCATGGCCGTGCTCATGCCGCTGGCCATCCCCGTGGTCTTTTCACTGGCCGGGGGCCCGGTGGATTACACCACCACGGAACCGCTGGTTGTTGCCAGTATCGCGGCAGTTTTTAGCGGTGCGGTCTTCGGGGACCATTGCAGCCCGTTTAGTGATACCACGATAGTGGCATCCATCGCGTCCGGTGTCGAACCGGTCGACCATGTCCGCACGCAGTTGCCTTTCGCTTTGCTGGCAGCTCTGGTTGCTGGAATTGTCGGGTTTCTGCCCCTTGGGTTTGGGGTTTCACCGTTCCTTTCCCTTTCGGCCGGAGCAGTGCTTCTTTTCATCATACCCTGCTTTTTCTCCCGTCGGCTCGCATCCCGAGGTGAATTTTAG
- a CDS encoding zinc-binding alcohol dehydrogenase family protein encodes MKAIGYRKTGPISAPDSLIELEAEKPDLGPRDLLVEVRGISVNPVDVKVRTRPQMGPAEGESKVIGYDAAGIVRETGSEVSLFHVGDEVFYAGDITRQGTNAEFHAVDERIVGNKPRSLGFAEAAGMPLTAITAWELLFDSLGLSEGGGTDEALLIIGAAGGVGSILTQLAQKLTDLKVVATASRPETVEWVKKMGADHVINHHESLTEQMQKLGTVPRYVASLNGSEDHFDAIVELIQPRGHIALIDDPKTLNIHAIKPKSLSFSWEYMFARPMHQTPDMEKQHELLNRVSSLLDEGRLVSTVTKNLGQLNVENLKTAHTEQESGRVIGKNVLDGFFS; translated from the coding sequence ATGAAAGCTATAGGATACAGGAAAACCGGACCGATCAGTGCCCCTGATTCGCTAATTGAACTTGAAGCCGAGAAGCCGGACCTAGGACCGAGGGATTTGCTGGTCGAAGTCAGGGGTATCTCCGTCAATCCGGTGGACGTTAAAGTCCGGACTCGTCCACAGATGGGCCCTGCCGAAGGCGAGAGTAAAGTCATCGGCTATGACGCGGCGGGGATCGTAAGGGAGACGGGCAGCGAAGTAAGTTTGTTTCACGTCGGCGACGAAGTCTTTTACGCGGGTGACATTACGCGCCAAGGCACCAACGCAGAGTTTCACGCCGTGGATGAGCGCATCGTGGGAAATAAGCCCCGGTCGCTTGGATTTGCCGAAGCGGCAGGCATGCCTCTTACCGCAATCACCGCTTGGGAACTGCTGTTTGATTCGCTCGGGCTGAGCGAGGGCGGCGGCACCGATGAAGCATTGCTTATCATTGGCGCTGCCGGCGGTGTCGGCTCGATTCTGACCCAGTTAGCCCAGAAGCTCACCGACCTGAAGGTCGTCGCAACCGCCTCACGTCCGGAAACGGTTGAATGGGTCAAAAAAATGGGCGCCGACCATGTGATCAACCATCACGAGTCTTTGACGGAGCAAATGCAGAAACTAGGAACCGTACCACGATATGTTGCCTCTCTGAACGGTTCGGAGGACCACTTTGATGCGATTGTTGAATTGATTCAGCCGCGTGGCCATATCGCACTCATCGACGATCCGAAGACTTTGAACATCCACGCAATTAAACCAAAGTCGCTCAGCTTTAGTTGGGAGTACATGTTTGCTCGGCCGATGCACCAAACCCCCGACATGGAAAAACAACATGAGCTCCTCAACCGTGTCTCCAGCTTGCTCGACGAGGGCCGGCTCGTCAGCACCGTCACGAAGAATCTGGGTCAACTGAATGTGGAAAACCTCAAGACAGCCCACACCGAACAGGAAAGCGGCCGAGTCATCGGTAAGAACGTCTTGGATGGATTTTTCTCCTGA